One Apodemus sylvaticus chromosome 14, mApoSyl1.1, whole genome shotgun sequence DNA window includes the following coding sequences:
- the LOC127664712 gene encoding uncharacterized protein LOC127664712 isoform X4 produces the protein MDVPNIKRNDYQDMLSIIAGRGQSSYQIFRFVPEKSHWSLRDKIYTELHINCSEESVLIVASVLKQGKMKQLQHISFHNGNFLMTEEVAGHFISMFSSTSLLTTAEEIIMRNNFSFIFNHIVT, from the exons gatATGTTATCCATAATTGCGGGAAGGGGCCAAAGTTCATATCAAATATTCCGATTCGTACCAGAAAAATCACACTGGTCCCTGAGGGATAAGATTTACACTGAACTACATATTAACTGTAGTGAAGAATCTGTGCTCATAGTAGCTTCCGTTTTAAAG cagggaaaaatgaaacaacttcaacatatatcttttcacaatggaaatttcctcatgactgaagaagtagctggtcattttatttcaatgttctctTCTACCTCCCTCTTAACCACAGCAGAAGAGATTATtatgagaaacaacttcagttttatatttaaccatattgttacatag